Below is a genomic region from Syngnathoides biaculeatus isolate LvHL_M chromosome 5, ASM1980259v1, whole genome shotgun sequence.
CAGAGAATAGTTTACaagatgaataaaatatctCCTCACCATCTCAAAAAGTCTCCTCATTAGGAAACCCATGCGGATCTTGGGAGAACGAGGAAAGTTGAGCTCATAACACAGAGTGGGAGCAAAGACAAAGTAGTACAGGTCTGTGGATACACACAAAGAGGAGCTCaatgtgatttattattttacagaaaaaagccaattaaaatagtaaaagttaatagacacaaacacaataaatgGTGGATTTAAGTACCTCTTATTGTAAGGTTACCAGGGTAACAGACTTTACAGCCATCTCCATTGAAGTACTTTGATGATGGACCTATAGagaaatttaataataataaatgtaaaattcagAGATCCTGGAGTAACATACGCCTGCCTATAGATGTCACTGTAAGAACACGAGGACAGGATGGAGCCATGTTTGCGTGCGGGCGTGCAACTTACACGACAGCGACCTCGCTAGTTTCTTTGCCTTAATGGCGCTCAGCTCCCGACACCACATGTTGACGTCCTTGTAGGAGTAAAGCTTTAGGAAGAGAATGGTGTAAGTACCGAGTACGAAGGCGCCGCCAACTGAAGGAGAGGAAGAGAGGACGACAGGAGGCACGTTAACTTCCATCGCATGGACGGCACAGTGAGAAATATGTTGCGATACTGAGACTGAGGATGGAGCAGATCTTTGCCACACTCGCGCACTTTATCGCGCTAATACAATCGCGCACGTGCGGTAGGCACACAAATAAAAGACGGTTGTGCCACCAGGGTGAGGTTCAGGTCAGAACACCTGGCGTCAAGTCACAGCCGATCCTATTCATTCGCCATCTGTCTCCCTGGCTAACGCACCCTCCAGGCAGCTACTGGTGATCGGAGTGCCGCACGCAATTATGAGGCACCCTTTCCATCCAATTCATAAAACTGACATTATGTCTGTCAAAGACTCAAAGATTAACACCTAGACTCGAACCTATGAAATGTTGAGGTGGATCCGTTTACCGTAGCAAAGACAGaagtttttcccttttttacaTTGGCCGCTGTGCAGGCAGGTGTCTGTGCATATACATTGGTGAGcttacacttacacacacacacacacacacacacacacacacacacacacacacacacacacacacacacaccacacacacaccctcttgTACTGCCCTTCCGGTGTCGACAGCAGAGCGAGGAGAACAGACAGATACGCTGACTCCTTTACTCATTCACCTCCCACTAAGAGGAGAAGACAGGACCAGAGGAGAGtggagaggacaaaaaaaaaatgaaagtgataCTTTCTGCCTTTTATGGTGTTTGGACATTAAACTAATCTCAATGCCAAGTCAACATCTCAGAGTAATACATGCAATAGAACAACCAAATTACCATGCATTTGCAAGAAACCCATTATCTGCTTCATAATATGTCTCATAAAATTATACATGGCTGCGCTAGACCGATGACTAAAGGACAGAAGCAATGCCAAGAATATGTACTTACCATACTGTATTATGTTAATGGTGTGAAACTTTTGGGGGTTAGACGACAACTGTGACCTTGATAGGGAATTTTATTTACATCTCCCAGTTGATTGCAGTGAAGGACAAAACAACTTTTAACAGCATTTGTATCCAGCCCGAGGAAGAAACTCGATGTGCACAGGTTTCTGAGAAGACTGTCGcttgtgcacacacacatgctgcaCTTACACACACCCAAAACCGCAAACAAGTGTCTGCAGAGCCACACAGAAAGGGAAGACGAGACCTGCACATCCTGGAGACAAAGTAATGCTAAATAAGGACATGCCAGCCACGACCATACGGGAAAGGCCAAGTCCTCAAGCAGGTCATTACCAAGTAGTCTACCAACATCTAAACAAGGATGGAAAAACACAAGGCTGGTAAATGAGACAAAGCAATGGCTTTACAGTGCAACCTTTTTAACGTtgctatggatttttttttccaaaggatttttttttttaaatagagctAATCTGCGTCGACTGATCATCAAAACACACGGACAatctttgaaataacatttgaaCATTCTTAATGTTCATACAAGTGTGATAAAAGTTTTACCAATTAAAGCAATAAATGGACCTtttcgacctgtcaatcactcgtacaatcatagccaatcagatagccgcattgtcttaacccctggcttgacacgcccatctcgccatattgtcccacaagcaatgctggttgtcagtagcgtgcgcttagaaaagttcatgttacgaagaaaatggtcctcagatgcgcttggggaacgtgcaattctgatgaacgatatccggctaggttacaaggagcccggttgattcattttccaaagcctaaaacacagttgaggaaatgtctacgatggattaaggctcgcggaagagtgcACGTACAACTCAATGTGGACAACATAAACAaatacaaggctgtatgttcggaagtgagggaaagatgttgaggttctcgctcggagtgaccaggttggataggattagaagtgagctcattagagggacagccaaagctggatgttttggagacaagattcgagagagcagacttcgatggtttggacatgttcagaggcgagagagtgagtatattggtagaaggatgctgaggatggagctcccaggcaaaagagcgagaggaagaccaaagagaaggtttatggatgtggtgagggaagacatgagggcagttggggttagagaggaagatgcaggagagaggctaagatggcaaaagatgacatgctgtggcgacccctaacgggacaagccgaaaggaaaagaagatattcggaagtgagggagaagtatcttctctgagtttaattgaattattatcagtggttTATACATTGCTggaaaacaactttcactttgttagtgtatcactgaccccAGACACCccagactggttgccagccaatcggagggcacatagagacagacgacagtcacactcacaatcacacctaggggcaatttgtagTGTCCAatgaacgttgcatgtttttgcgatgtgggaggaaaacggagtgcccagagaaaacccacacaggcacggggagaacatgcaaactccacacaggcgggtccgggattgaacccgggacctcagaactgtgaggccaacactttctagcTGAGCCATCGTGCCACCGGCTGGAAATCCCAAGGACCCATTTTGAAATTGTGGACCTCATGAGAGCTGTGATGACGGAGTTATGGAGGATTCCTGAAGAATTCTTCCAGGAACAGATAAAGGCAGGACAGAAAACACAAGGAAACTACAAAAGACTTCAGGGGGATTAATTGCGAGAGGGAAAACCTGTCCTTTGTGGCTTGGATTTAAATATATCTTTTTGAGACATCTGTCCTTGAACTTTTGTGATAATTCTGAGGTTATCCATAATGATGTTTCAGACACTTTTGTGTAACTTCAGGGATATACCCGGGataactttctttcggcttgtcccgttagtggtcgccacagcgtgtcatctcagatgaatgctcatatttgtttggcacagtttttacgccggatgcccttcctgaggccccagtgagaaacgaactcatgacccctggtttaccaaaccaatgctctaaccaatgAGCTATGGGCCCCCCCTCGGGATATTTTTGCTTAGTTTCCAAATTTGTACTAACattcattcaattaaaatgttgtCATACAACAAATCCTAAACATGCATACTAAATTCCACGTGTTAGTTAGTGTATTTTGAAGCCTACTGTGCAAGCATGAGTAATACTGCGGGTTCCAGTGTGTGCCCATAGCTTCCATCATACAGGGTGACCCCTCGATGACCCTGTTCTGCAAACCGTGCGCTCTTTGGCAACACCTCCCTTCCACCTCTTCTCTTCCTCCGCCAGCTGGATACAATCCAGTCATGACCAACTGGCCCATTACCACTAACCGGCTCCAATTATGAGGAGACGTCTTTTACTGCACAATCAAATGGGTCGGCTGCTTCTTTGAAGGACAAAGACAGGAGTGCACTCTTAATCTTTACtgtaattacattattttctatACTGCAAATATCTATGTTGCAGGCACTCAGAGAGAACAGAAAACAAATTAGTACTTTAGTCAGCTAGCTTGTCACCCTGCTATCTAGTAAGCAGGTAAATGGAAGCCAGGAGAAATGATACTTTAAcaatatacaataaatacattaaaaaaaaaacattttacctgAGGTCGTGGAGGGCACCATGAGGACCACTGCGGCGGGGAATGTCAGCATAACAGTCATATTAACACTATGGACAAGAAAGCCCACATGCTCACCATATGAACCCTGGACAGGAGGAGACAGAAAGACACAAAGGGTCAGAAGGGTTGCTTGGAATAAATAAGCCACCGATGTCAAACGTATGGAGCGTCCACTGACATTACAGGTACCGATATACTGTATTGAGCAATTGACATTACATGACAGAGTTCTAACACGACTACATAATATCTTTACAAAGGTAAACATCTTTAATTTCTTAGGTTTTGAACAGACTAAGCATAACTCAATGGACTAAACGCAGACTGTGAAACTAATTTTCTGTAATTGGCAACTaaaagcagtcactcacatttgaaaactgtacaggtgtggtcagtcatgcccgagATATAAAGGTTAAGGGTGCGGTCCACCAGTCATCCCcggagatataaagttgcgggtgtgtgtcctgtttgtaattttgagtgtacccctttaagagtggaggggggcggtgtcaggtaaagtaggaagcAGCTTgttgttagagaccgtgtgcgTCTGTGTACATAccctcgcgtgaaatagttgagacctctctgcagacaagtctgacgcatttggcaaaaaacataccccaatattatctggaatacgcgagagagaatccacttcaaacctgttctgttcaatcgccattttgtaagcttgtgggacatggttaaaggggcggagctcaagatcgccatcggaaaggtccattgtatgACTTGCCTCGTTATGCTACAGGTACTTTATGCCCCGATGAGTTAAATTTATGATTCTGTAGTCATTTTCATCACAGTCCTCCACTTTGGCACCACTGGTACCTTTCTGAGATGGTTTGGtttaataaaggttgggaaacatctTTAATTTCTTAGTTTTTGAAAAGACTATGCATGACTGAATGTACTAAATGCAGACTGTGAAACTAATTTTCTTTAAATGACAACTTGGTGGAGTACAGTAGTCAGGACTaaaagcagtcactcacatttgaaaaatgtacgggtgtcgtcagtcatgcccgcagatataaaggtTATTGGtatggtccaccagtcatgccagCAGATATCAAGTTGTCGGGTGTGTGTCctgtttgtaattttgagtgaacccctttaagagtggaggggggcggtgtcagggaaactaggaagtagaagtagggtgCGCtgcagctcgttgttagagactgtgtgcttcggtgttaaaaaaaaaaaaagacgtcaggctgtggttcattgtgctggatcggttttcatgtgggCTGAGAgtgcgacaagtgtgcaattgcgcagcttagagggaacattggtcaagactacacaaaataagcgacgtctttcaatgtcTGTATTTCTACtcctaacaaattttacgcccGTGATTTTTTGtcctcgactgtgcagatttacgagtgcgatggcgcacggACGCAtatgcgcctgtcaaatcaTAATGTTCAAGaaaagaataatttgaaaaaagttcAGTTTATGTGTGGTGTTTAATtgtatattgaaaaatgcaggTTTTTTGTGCATTTACCTTTGACAGCTGCCTCTCTGTATAAAGAGCCACCATGATAAACACATTGGACACTGTTGAAAAGAATAAATATCAACAATTCACATTGACTTTCCTAACAAAGCACAATTGTCTAAATTGCTTGTTCACATCTCATGATGCAAATGCTACAATCCCGGAATGCTTTGATATTGTATTGAAAAGGCATTACTTTTATACTACTACAAAATGCAACATTGCTTTTAGAAGGGAATTCTTTATGGAACGTGTTTTGTGACCATAAAAATCATTTGCAGTGCGAAGATTTCCCCTTTTAAAACAAagactgttattatttttttacaagaaaatgTTCCCGCCTTGTAACAAGCACACACACTGTCTCGGTTTTCTTCTCGCTGAGCCATACATGATCACACTTAATTTAACAGCAATTTTGTCAAAAGAAATgagctagggttagggttagggttagggttagggttagggttagggttagggttagggttagctaaccctaaccctaaccctaaccctaaccctaaccctaaccctaaccctaaccctaaccctaaccctaaccctattgcTTCATTGTgttctatttttcttcattacgATAAAGGATTATTATCTGGTATTTAAAAGTGTAGAAGCGAGCCACTCCAGTCTTTATGACCAAAAGCTGGACTTTGGGATTGGGAGTGATGGatactaagaaaatgaatatgaGTCAGGATGATTAAGTGGCACAAAAGCAGCATATGTTGCTTCTTTTCTTTGCAGCACAATACTTATGCAGTAAGTCAGTATATAGGCCAAGTGGGCATCCCTCCAGAGACAAAGTCAACTGCACCACTGCAGACTTTCACATTAgccattacaaaaaatatatatatgtgccgGTGTGTGTCCCAAACAAAGGCAGGTTAAGTCACTTCTCATAGTATCTGTGGTCGAGTGGATCTCAtgtaataatccatccatctattttttgagccacttatcctcacgagggtcacggcagcgctggagcctatcccagctgtcatcgggcaggaggcggggtacaccctgaactggttgccaaccaatcgcagggcgcatagagacagacgacaacagtcacactcacaatcacacctaggggcaatttagtgtccaattaatgttgcatgtttttgggatgtgggtggaaactggagaaaacccacgcatgcacggggagaacatgcaaactccacactggtagggtcgggattcgaaccctggtccttagaactgtgaggccagctctctacagctgctccaccgtgcagccTCATCTAATTAATTGCACAGCTAAATTATGCTCTGTAAATGCCAAAGGTAATAATAAAATGCAGAAAATCAGGGTTCATCTTTTTGAGGACGTTatgatattttaatgttttaatttaGTCTGAAGAATCATGCATTATCATTATCAATGATCATTTGACAATGATTTTTGCCTTTGGGGAAACCAGTGCTGCGTGTACCTACCAATTACCAGGCACGGCGCTGGCCAGCTGTACGGGTCCTTCAAGAATAAGGAAATAACTTGAATTGGGTCCACCAGCACTCCGTATCTGTTaaatcagaattaaaaaaagaaaatgcagaatTCAAATGAAACCACTCCAACCACTTAGCATAGCAGTTTCCCttcaaaaaaattctaattcaaAAACTTAATTATGTTCCAGGGTTTCAACAGCACTTCGAGAGGCACTTTGTCAAAgcaataatttcattttacGTAGCGGGACAGTAAGGATAGCAATTTGAGTTGTTACACGTGAAAAATTTCATGAAGTTATATGACAGCCATTTCGGGATTAATAAAAACTGCCAGAaaggaaattattattattattattattttttacatggaCTGCACATACAGGAACTGTAATGGACTCTGCATGTCGCTCTTCCATGCTTGAGGTAAGTTATGTTGACTTCGGTCCGCATGTAAATGCAAAGTGACAACATGGGAAATGTGACAAAACTGAAAACCGAGTTAACGCTGAATGCAGCAGTACACCATCGTATTTGTTGGAAGCAGACTCTCTCCATCCACGCTATTTTGACTTCGAAAAGTCCAAGTCCCGGGGTAACACAAATTTAAGATGGTGTCCCACTTGTGTGTAACATATGGACAGAGAAAACTGTTATGCCATTTCCCCtattcaaacatccatccatccactgattcattttctttttgccacttatcctcacgagggtcgcggggagtcctggagcctatcccagctgtcaacgggcaggaggcgggtacaccctgaactggtcaccagccacaatcacacctaggggcgatttagagtgtctacctaatgttgcatgtttcagagatgcgggaggaaattggagcggccagagaaaacgcacacaggcacggggagaacatgcaaactccacacaggtggggccaggatcaaacccatgggtcctcagaactgtgagcccaacactttaccagctgatccaccatgccgcccccttTTCAAACAGAATATTATAATTCATGTTCCACTGATCCAATCAAATACATCTAAAGGAATAAAAAGATTACACTttagtacacaaaaaaaaaaaaaaacccaaccctACTTACCTTAACAGGTTTTCTAGGAAAAGTCGGGCATTGCTAAGtacctggggggaaaaaaagtagttACAGGTTACTTACGTGTTTCTTTTGCAAATTGACACTTCTCACTTGCTATTAGTCACTTTTTTAATTAGTGGGATACATTCTTTAATTTCTTCAACGTTCTTCCTCTCCTcgagtaagatttttttttctcccacttttCACTTCATACATTTCTCTTGTCAgtctttttaaatctctttGGCTTGCTCACTCTATTTGTGAATGGATGGTGATATCTCATTACCCCACACAAAGGCTCCAAGCCTGGGGATGGGACAGAAGTTCAGTAGGAATGAAGGGGAAAAGCGCTCGCGATGAACACAACGATCTATGTTCAAAGGCTGGATTAGCGGCAGGCAGGCTTTGCTACAGCCTCATCCCTGCTCCTATTCTCTCACATTCAGGCGCTTCTTTGAGCAGAGAAGAAGAAATTCTGTAAAATGTGTTAACATACTCGCCTTTGCATTCAATCAATGTGGCGTACCTGGAAATAATCGGGGTTGTGCGAGTGCATAACGTGCATTTTATCTTAACTGAGGTACATCTGACCACACTGTCAAACTTACTCACAGCGCATTAAGGGGACTAtcgattgaaaacaaaaaaccttgCCAAGATGGATATTTATAGTGTTTAAGCTGGCAAAAGACCAACTCTGACAAAGAGAAAGATGTGAATGCTCTCGAAGGCAAGCGGTTGTTTATAAAACTATTGTTgccctctttatttttttgggcttcTCTAGCTCACAAATTTTAAGACTACACTGTGCTGAAGGGTcgtgaaattaaattaaaatggctGCCCGTctttaaataatgaatattaaCGTGCCTTGGCATCATAaatgcatatactgtaatttttacctgattataagcctctcccagtacatttgtaaaagaaataccatttggtacatacataagctgatttggtacatacataagatgCCCCTGTTTAAAAGCCAGacgtggccacattgaaacacaaaatatgtaataataataattaaaaatacttAAGAAAGACGGTAGACAGAAAGTtataataccttagcttagcttaacacagcaacaacacagtagcacgaactgagctggtaaaaaaaacaaacaaaaaaaaaaacaaaaaaaaccataccggttaaaaaaaaaaaaaaaaaaacagccggcagctacacagtaccaACATGGTAGGACAGCATTAACAGGACCGgtaaaaaaaccaaaccaaaacatacctaaatcactgagacgcggcagtaacacagcagcaatggGCTAACgcggcgctaaagctagcgtggcgctaacagggccagtaaaaaaacaaaacatgctggtaaaaatcactgagacacggcagtaacacaacagcaacaggctagtgcagcgctaaaggactggtaaaagtcacttcctcggcacatatattccaccggtgtcactcttacattttcagCTCGAGTTCACCCTTGCGGCTGTtatgaaaaaatgcacaaattagccgcaacaccgcataaaccgcagggttgaaagcgtgtgaaaaaagttgaggcttataggccggaaattacggtaaattgatTGGTGAGGTTATCTAGATTACCTGCAACCCTAATAAGGACTATAGTGTAGTGTTACACTTGCAAACTTTTTagaagaacaaatctttttagtGAATGAACCAAACCAGTTTCTGAAATGATTACTTCTTTTTGCTTGGCTGCcacccacctgtgtgaggcGAGCAAGGTACCTGGGAGCGGAAAAGGGAACTGTTTCAGTTTTTTGTCACtcactttttaatatttggcGAATAATCGATGACTAGCCGGCGTCCGGTAACGCCGTCCTTGAAGAGGAGGATATTAGTGAAATGAGTGATTCGTTCACTGAATTGGTGTACGGAGGAAGTCAAGTCCGTTTGTGATCCGCCAAGCCGTGATGTACTGGTACGATTAGCGATTCGTTTGCCAGAGGAATGACATACTATGCAGTGAGCGTGCTCGAGTGATTTTTAACAGCAAGTCCTGATGCCCTCGCGGGGATAGCTTTCACTGGCAGCCATTTTCTTCAAACTAATGGCTAATTTTGAGTCAGTCAAGCACATGAAAAcgagcacatacagtatatttaaaatagatgTAAATTCCTAACAAATGTAtagatatgtatgtatgtacacatATAGATAATtccagtggcacagctgtaaagcgttggcctcacagttctgttcaaactccctgtgtggagtttgcatgttctacccgtgcctgcgtaggttttctccggacactctggtttcctcccacatcccaaaagcatgcattaattggacactctaaattgccccttggtgtgattgtgagtgcgactattgtctgtctccatgtgccctgcacttggctggcaaccagttcagggtgtatcctgcctcctgcccgatgacagctgggataggctcctgcactcccgcgaccctagcgaggataagtagctaagaaaatggatggatggaatctcaGTGAGAGAGTTTGCACCCAACGACTTCAGCTATACTGACAACGACCTCTGAGCCAGACAGCTTCACGGCTGACCGCCCaatgacagcggggataggccattgcactcccacgacccttgtgaggataagtggctcagaaaatggatggataaataattcCCTCTGTCGCTAATGAAATTATGAAACTAATCAGAGGACAAtgccagccctccctgtgtggatttttgcatgttctccctgtgcctgcgtgggttttctccgggcactccggtttcctcccacatcctaaaaacatgcaacaataattggacactctaaattgcccctaggtgtgattgtgaatgcggctgtttgtctctatgtgccctgcgattggctagcaaccagttcagtgtgtaccccgcctcctgcccgctccagcactccccacgaccctcgtgaggataagcggctaagaaaatggatggatgaataaactcAAAAGAAATCACTACCATCggaaatggatggctagatgtcTTACCAGCATCACCACACACCAGTTTAGAATCCCTCTGTAGTTATTGTAACCACTGGATGAAGTCAGCAGGGAGTCCCGTGTCTTGTGACAGCTTGATGGgggataaagaataaaaaacaaacagttgAATTAAGTAATTGTCAGTAAAGGTGCGGTTTCAGCGGAATGGCAGACTTTGTAAAGTCATGTCTGTACAAATTCGAGACTCCTTTCAAACAACAGGTGGGCGTTGACTATAGACAACTATAGTATAGTTGACAGTTCACTCCTTGAATGCCAAAATATATTAAGATAGCCGCTTTATATTTCGTCGAACATAAATGTGTGAGGTTTAAATCAAGGGTGGTGGGACAAATGGTAAATAGTGAAGACGTGAACTCGACCCTCACCAAACTAGCTAAACATCTACTTTAGCTTCCATTTTTCACCGCTTGACGTTCTGGTCGAAGCTGggtgaaaaacaaatataacattccctattttttttttccaagtgttataTCTCACCTTAATCTGTCATTTATGTCATTcttgtgtttctttttgtcacacATTGCCGTGGGCCGGGTTGTGTCCAACAAGCGGTCAACTTTGCCCACTTCGCCGTCCGTTTTTAATTCGGCGGTCACCGAGAGCTGACTCGCCGACATGCACTTCTTATTCATCGGCTGCAGACTCGCTCCTCTCCCCGCCGCAAAAGCAGCCCGTCTCCTGCGACTGAAGGCTGTATTAGTGTCCGTATCTCCCATGGTGACCGGGGGAAAaaatagcaacaacaaaaaaagttcaagccTCAAGTTCTCTTCGGTTGTTCAATTCGAAAAGTAGCATACATAATGCTGCATTTAAGTGACACGGGCCCAAATGAAAACGGGAAGGAAGTCCTAGTCGTCAAACAAATCCGCCCAAAAACTGGGATTTCCGCAGCTCCAAAACAGGTAGGGAGCGTCATGACTTCACTGCAACTGTTGTGACACGACTGCAGAGCTGTAATCTGACACTGTGACAAACTGGATGTTGTAAGTGTGTCGCAACTAAAGAAAGACGCACAATGACTATGCAGTGTTTCGCAACGCTCATTCATGTGCTAACGAACCTATTTTGCATTTAGAAAGAAAATCTACTAAACAAAAATGGCGACTAGATATCCTAGAAACAATGACGATGTCGTCTTCGTTTACTCACAAATTTGATTCCGCAATTGTGTGATATATTTGCCTTTTTAGTTGAACGTAAACTCgaattactcttttttttttttttccttctgaatCTCAGATAATATTATCTGTATCATATGATACGGGTTATCATTCCATTATCTGCTAGTGTAAAATCAATCATCATGGTGGTGTGGATAGATTTTAGACAATTTTCCTCAAAACTGATTGGCAATCACTTCACCATAATGGAATGCCAAACACTGAATTAAAGGGAAATATTCATCCTTgtggccatccattttctgagccggttatcctcatgagggtcgcggtcGTGCTGAagccagtcccagctgtcatcaggcatgaggcagggtacgccctgaactggttgccagccagtcggagTGAAGGGAAAcatattgtttaaaataaataatgttatcacatctgcctcacagttctgagggc
It encodes:
- the LOC133500596 gene encoding diacylglycerol O-acyltransferase 1-like, yielding MGDTDTNTAFSRRRRAAFAAGRGASLQPMNKKCMSASQLSVTAELKTDGEVGKVDRLLDTTRPTAMCDKKKHKNDINDRLSCHKTRDSLLTSSSGYNNYRGILNWCVVMLVLSNARLFLENLLRYGVLVDPIQVISLFLKDPYSWPAPCLVIVSNVFIMVALYTERQLSKGSYGEHVGFLVHSVNMTVMLTFPAAVVLMVPSTTSVGGAFVLGTYTILFLKLYSYKDVNMWCRELSAIKAKKLARSLSCPSSKYFNGDGCKVCYPGNLTIRDLYYFVFAPTLCYELNFPRSPKIRMGFLMRRLFEMLFLIQMLVGLTQQWMIPIIQSSMKPLEDMDLSRMTERLLRLAVPNHLLWLMFFYWFFHSSLNFTAELLRFGDRQFYKDWWNSESVTYFWQNWNIPVHKWCLRHFYKPLLRRGFSKIVSQSAVFFLSAFFHEYLVSVPLRMFRLWAFMGMMAQLPLAWFVGHNLRGNYGNAAVWISLIIGQPFAVLMYVHDYYVLHYRQV